One region of Flavobacterium sp. GSB-24 genomic DNA includes:
- a CDS encoding NAD(P)H-dependent oxidoreductase — MKKIFIINGGQKFAHSGGQFNKTVQDWTVEFLSKNNNYEIKTTHIEDNIDLQEEVEKFVWADLIIYHTPVWWFQLPNLFKKYIDDVFTQGHNNGIYKSDGRSRVNPDINYGTGGLLHGRKYMLTTSWNAPKTAFTLPGEFFEETSVDDGVMFGFHKMNKFTGMERVNGFHFHDVEKGATPENIVIFKEDYTKHLEETFKNL; from the coding sequence ATGAAAAAAATATTTATAATCAACGGCGGACAAAAATTCGCACATTCAGGCGGACAATTCAATAAAACAGTTCAGGATTGGACAGTTGAATTTCTTTCAAAAAACAATAATTATGAGATAAAGACAACTCATATAGAAGACAATATCGATCTTCAGGAAGAAGTAGAAAAATTCGTTTGGGCAGATTTAATTATCTATCACACACCCGTTTGGTGGTTTCAACTGCCAAATCTTTTTAAAAAATATATCGATGATGTTTTTACACAGGGACACAACAACGGAATCTATAAAAGTGACGGAAGAAGCCGCGTCAATCCAGACATCAACTACGGAACAGGCGGACTTTTACACGGTCGTAAATATATGCTGACAACCAGTTGGAATGCTCCAAAAACAGCGTTTACATTGCCCGGAGAATTCTTCGAAGAAACTTCTGTTGACGATGGCGTAATGTTTGGTTTTCATAAAATGAATAAATTTACAGGAATGGAACGCGTAAACGGATTCCATTTTCATGATGTAGAAAAAGGCGCAACACCAGAAAATATCGTTATCTTTAAAGAAGATTATACGAAACATTTGGAAGAAACTTTTAAAAACTTATAA
- a CDS encoding putative quinol monooxygenase: protein MISITAILKSKPENLIEVQNMLTHLVTETRKETACIRYDLHTSDNVFILWEEWRDQIGLDLHNAQSYLIDFISKTESLVASPIQVYKTAQIL from the coding sequence ATGATTTCGATTACCGCAATTTTAAAAAGTAAACCAGAGAACTTAATTGAAGTTCAAAATATGCTGACACATTTAGTAACCGAAACTAGAAAAGAAACAGCATGTATTCGTTACGATTTACATACTTCCGACAACGTATTTATTCTTTGGGAAGAATGGAGAGATCAAATTGGTCTAGATTTACATAACGCACAATCCTATTTAATTGATTTTATTTCAAAAACCGAAAGCTTAGTCGCAAGCCCAATTCAAGTTTACAAAACAGCTCAAATTTTATAA